GTCAAGGGTTACCACGGTTACGGGGGCTACGGCTTGGGCTATGGACACGCTGGGTACGGTGGGTACGGTGGATACGGAGGCTATGGAGGCTATGGTTACCCAGTTTACGGAGGCTACTACGGTCCTCATTACGGAAAGGGATATGGTGGCTATGGATATAAAGGTatgcaaataattttaatcgaatgaaaaaaaaaaagaatttgaattattgaatAGTAACTATTAGTTAAATTAGaaacaatttctttcaatctggtattattattattattattattgactgtttgaaattgaatttcaggTTACGGTCATGGATACGGGTACGGCTATTAAGAATACAGATCACACCCGAAGATGAAATTTCTACcaaaattcaacatttttgaaagACGTAATACATTCGGTATTAAACATATTTACGCAAGACAATAATTTCACCTGCTCTATACAGCCTTTATGTATTTACGTAAATGTTTGGCCAGTTTATCCGCAcgtttttacaaataaaaatgattccaaAAAAATCTCAAGAGTTTATCACGTCTTACAGACACCGAAAAAGCTTGATTGAAACACTTCAAATAAGCTTTCGTTcacttcattaaaaaaaaaatcaaataaggcAAATCATGCcaggtttttatattttgtactacatctcttctctctctgccaTCACACTCGACAGCACACTATAGCTTGTTCGCCATCAGAAGTGTCGGATCGTTTGTCATCCTAGTTAGTATTTACACGATTTtcgatgaaatcaaaattctaCTTTGTTGTTGGATAAACGAACTGAATGAACTAGTTTAGACCCAAACGCTGGAACGTTATTAATTCAAATCAGGTGGGGATGTATATTGTTGGCCAATACTTTGGATCGTTAAAAGTCTAGATAcagcccaatcgaaattgtattGCAGCCCCGTTTCCACAGTATAAAGTGCGTGTAAcctaaagggggaaaaaaaataataattgtttaatGAGTGCTCACAATTTCTTCAGGACTTTCTTTCAGGACGCCTGTTGGCAATTATTTACAGcagccatttaaaaaaagatacaaaaacatttttcaatagaaACCTACATGCAGTCATCAATGTAAGAAACTTTATGGTAATACAGCTACGTGTCTGGTACCAAGGATATTTCTAGAGCACCTGTATAGTCCCGTACCAGTGAAAACCAGGTACGACCTTTATTCATATGCGCCAACATATAATATTACGTAGTAGGTATGCAACCACCCTATAGGGGCTTTCAGTAGTAACTTAGGTGATCGCACAAGGTAAAATCCTTGGGCGAATTACTGGTAGTGAATGGGTCAGTGCTATTTGTAGGTCAATGTTAAAACATTGACAATTTGGCAGCATCGATTGGTCCACGTAAAACCAAAACAATAACACGTGCCGGGTTCTCCATACATGGCACACGGCCGGTACTCGAAACATATTCATCTGCCTATGCTCTTCGATGCTCTTGCCTGCTATACCTAGTGGCcacgaaaaataaacatttgatTGTTCATCGATAAACTGAATTCGGAATTTAGATTCTTTCTTTAATCGACTCTTAATCCATAACCATAAGTGATAAACcttcccattttttaaattcttaattTGCAATAGGCAGCGTTCCAAATATTTCAGTCGAATCAAACGTCGAGCGACCAAGCGCTAAATGTGTAGGTAATagtataacaaacaaaaaacacaaccTTGTTTTCTGAGTTTCCCTGGTTATTATCTATTGAATATTCATTCATTTAATTAGGCCTACACAGTTACGCTGCGTTATACGTGTAAAcatgtgtatttttttattgctggTGTTTGTTTCCCCTTTGTCCTCATAAGGGATCCTCCAAGGCAActgttaaaattataaaatttcgaCTAAGTAGATAAGTAAGTAGCCTAGTTATAGTCAAcgccataatttttgttttgaaggtTGCTGGGCTGGTCTGCACTTGAATGCGCAGATTTCTGACACGCTCCGCTCTAACTTTCTTCGGACCGCTTTGGGTTGTATAAAAGAACGGACGTTCAGACCGGATCGTCACATCAACTTCCACAACTCGTGAATTCAGATTTGCATTGCAAACTTCCACATTTTATTCCAGCGCCCAAAAATGACTGCTAACTTCAAAGTATTTCACTTAACCAATTGATAAATcgttataatttattttttaaacatttttgaacGTTTTCCTATTCGATTTTTAGATTATGTTGCTGATCGTTGCTATGATGTTCGTGGCTGTGACTGTGGCTAAGAAAGTCAAGTTGTATTACGGATACGGCGGTTACGGGGGTTATGGTTACGGGGGCTATGGCCATGGAGGCTATGGAGGCTATGGCTACCCAGCTTACGGAGGCTACGGAGGGTACGGTGGTTATTACGGAAAAGGATATGGAGGTATAACTCTGATATTGTAATTAGAAATGatgatttcttaaatttaaattcactgttttaaattgaattccaGGTTATGGCAAAGGATACGGGCACGGATACGGATATTGAAATATCCTCTTATATCTATTTAGTTGTACGTCATTATTATACTCGGAGACTATGTGTGTAATTTCGAGTGTAACTTTTTTCTGCCAGCGCATTTTCTAACAAAatacacttttaaaaaaaaagtaccatTCTATCACTTGCCAAGTTATAACACAATGTATAATTTAAGCGGAACTATATTGATTACTGGATCACAATAAATCCGTTAGAACAGGACGCATGCAAGAGCCACCCAATCGCATGTTGTtcaataaaaagttaaaaaaaaaattattcagctAAAACCAGATTAACGATTAAATAGGAACAGCAGATACTCCGCAATCGCATATTTAGGATTTAGCGacaattaattgaaaataatcgTGAGCAATATGAGATACAATTCAAAACAATATTGgcgaaatttatttgattttgctgCATTTTGAAGTTTCTTGTATGAATCGTAGTCGGCTGAAATCCAAGTTAAAAATCATAAAACAAATTACTATTAAAGAAATTGCGAAGCAGTTGCATAAAAtcctaaaaatgttatttttgacCTAGTTAAGAGTAACAGTATGTATATGCGCATTCCGTTGTACTCTTGTGCAAATATAACTGAGCTATCCGAAAATTATTCGAgtttatataagaaaatgcATAATAAAAGAGAATGATACAATCTTCCATGGCATTCATTCATAATAAAGGACGACAATCACGACATATAGAGTATAGTACTATAGTATATGGCTCTACATGTTTTATGTATGGGAAACCTAGTCAATGGGAATATTACAGTCCTGGGTCGAGGAGAACGCTTTCTAGAGCGACCGCATACCGTACCAGTGAAAACCAGGTACGACCGATTTGCGCTCAAACATACCAGACGGTAAATGGTCGGTGAATGCTGGTGAATTGTACAAGAGAAAACAGCTGTTCATGTTTAGACAGCAAGTATTGGATTAATGCTAAAAAATTTCTCAGTAAATTCTTGCTAGTATTTACGATTAAACCAGTTAATTAACTCCTGATTTCTGCCTTGCACAACATAATAATTCTATAAAAGTTGGTATAATATCATTTTATTGgctccagaaaaaaaaaatcacaatacATTTGGAAGCGCGTTTGTCCGGTCTGGAATTTCCAACAGTAAACTATTATATACGCTTTTCGCTATATAGCATATTTCTATACAGATTATTAACTTTGTCTATTTATTTCAGGACTAATAGCAGCCAATAGCAAGGTTTGCGCGCAAATTTCGCGTGAGGCGCAGATTTCACTTTTCTCCGTGAAAGCGGTAGCTTATAGGTTAAGGAAACGGTTTGTGTATATAAAAGGAAGGATGTCCAGACCGGATCGTCACAACAACTTCAACCACATTCCTTGCTCGAGTTGAAATTTGCATCTCGTCCCCGACTATTCATCTTTAAACATGGCTAATATTTGCTTCAAAGtatcaaattttctattttttttaaagaatttacatttttacatttacatgtttttctattctatatatattttagaTGACTTTGCTCATCGTCGCTTTGATGTTCGTGGCTGTGACTGTGGCGACAAAAGCCAAGAAGGTTTACTACGGCTACGGTGGAGGTTATGGAGGCTATGGAGGCTATGGCTACCCAGCATCATACGGAGGCCATGGCTACCCAGCATCGTACAAAGGCTATGGCTACCCAGCTCCAGCTTACGGAAGCTACGGTGGTTATGAAAAGGCATATGGGGACTATGGTTACGAAGGTATAATCATTTCTGATAGAATCTCGCAGAAATAACTTGactgttttaaatttgatttcaggTTACGATAATGGATACGCCGGGCACGGCTATTGAGAATCTGAATCCGATCCGAagtcgaaattttgaaaaagtcaACAATTCCGTTCTATATGTATTATTTATGCAATGTACCCAAAGCTTAATATGTGCCTTTATGTATAGCACAAAATGGTCAGCATATAGCGACATACATCGTCGATTACTACCAAATAAACATGGAAAACGAAttaaagttgttttttgttttactgataATGACGTTAACCACTCCTAGTATGATTAACTCTGAGGAAAACGCACTTGGAATTATGAAATAGGACTACcctatagaaaagaaaaacaaatcgtaATTATGGTATAATAATGAAGTATAATATCTAATTTGAGGAAAACCTGAAATGTTTGGCGATTCATTCATGTTGCCTATGCTGTAATATTTATAGCACCAGCCGTTCGTCTATATATTCTGGCGGACCCCA
This sequence is a window from Daphnia pulicaria isolate SC F1-1A chromosome 7, SC_F0-13Bv2, whole genome shotgun sequence. Protein-coding genes within it:
- the LOC124350144 gene encoding neuropeptide-like protein 31 isoform X5 → MANISFKITLLIVALMFVAVTVATKAKKVYYGYGGGYGGYGGYGGYGYPAYGGYGYPASYGGHGYPASYKGYGYPAPAYGSYGGYEKAYGDYGYEGYDNGYAGHGY
- the LOC124350144 gene encoding keratin-associated protein 19-2-like isoform X4; its protein translation is MTANFKIMLLIVAMMFVAVTVAKKVKLYYGYGGYGGYGYGGYGHGGYGGYGYPAYGGYGYPASYGGHGYPASYKGYGYPAPAYGSYGGYEKAYGDYGYEGYDNGYAGHGY
- the LOC124350144 gene encoding shematrin-like protein 2 isoform X8, with protein sequence MTSNFKLTLILVALLVAGAVATKVKGYHGYGGYGLGYGHAGYGGYGGYGGYGGYGYPVYGGYYGPHYGKGYGGYGYKGYGHGYGYGY
- the LOC124350144 gene encoding neuropeptide-like protein 31 isoform X7, which encodes MANICFKMTLLIVALMFVAVTVATKAKKVYYGYGGGYGGYGGYGYPASYGGHGYPASYKGYGYPAPAYGSYGGYEKAYGDYGYEGYDNGYAGHGY
- the LOC124350144 gene encoding neuropeptide-like protein 31 isoform X3, whose protein sequence is MTSNFKLTLILVALLVAGAVATKVKGYHGYGGYGLGYGHAGYGGYGGYGGYGYPAYGGYGYPASYGGHGYPASYKGYGYPAPAYGSYGGYEKAYGDYGYEGYDNGYAGHGY
- the LOC124350144 gene encoding neuropeptide-like protein 28 isoform X9, producing MTANFKIMLLIVAMMFVAVTVAKKVKLYYGYGGYGGYGYGGYGHGGYGGYGYPAYGGYGGYGGYYGKGYGGYGKGYGHGYGY